CTTGAGCGACCGATCCGGCAGAACAACTCAAAAGATAAAGAAGTATCGTTAATTTCTTCATGCTCGTTCCAAGTTCGAAGTACCATTTGTACAAATAAGAATCCCCTTCGTTACATGATTTCTTCTtcatatagatagatataggaTCTATAGGGCAATTACTTAGAAGTACATTTTGTGCAACAGCCCTTCCTATCTGATAGAAAAGGATCCCATGATCCTGAACCGATCTTACCTGGGATCGCAAATCCCAAGTTTGTCTATGAAGAGCGGATCGAATTGTATTAGTGTCTAGAATGGATTTCTTCTGTGTAATACTAATCGATAGGGCCTCATTGATAAGTGCTACAAGATCTCGTACATTGGAACCAATGGTTATGGACCCGAATCCATTAGTATGGAACATTTTCTTTTCCAAGTGAAATCCCCTAGTATATGAAAGAGTCAAAAAGTGCTTTCGTTGTTGTGGAATACGAAGCCTTCGTATCTTAATGCATGTATTTAATTGATTCGGGGCTATTAGAGCGGGATCCACTTTTTGCGGAATATGAGTCGAAGCAATAACAAGAATATTTCTAGTAGACCCTTTTTCACAATCCCTGGAGAGATAGTTCACTAATAGACCGAGGGATAAGTAATTCGACTCATTCACATCCAGATCATGAATGTTTGGAATCCATATTATGCAAGGAGACATTGCTTTTGCTAATTCGAATTGAAGGGTGATAGAAAATGGGTCTATTTCCGGCATCATATCCATAGTTAGCAGCTCCAGCTCCGTATCAAGGTCATAATCGATATCGTCACTAGCATCAATATAGTCACTAGCATCAATATCGTCACTAGCACTAGCATAAATATCGTCACTAAGATCAATAAGAGAACCTTTAGGCTTGTTATCCAGGAACTTGTTCAGAAATACCGTAATAAAAGGAACATAGGAGTTTGTCGCTAGGTATTTGACCAAATAGGATCGTCCAGTTCCTATAGAACCTATCACTAAAATACCTCTAGAGGGGGATAGGGCTAATCGGAGCGAAAAGGGTTTTCCATGAGATGGGAAATGAAAACTATTAGCCCCACACGAGGTTTGTGAATAAGTGATTGTCTGATAATGAGCAAGGAATACTCGTCTTTCTGTTAAACAAGATGTATTGAACTCATAATTCATTAGATACTTTTTATGAATGTCAACTAAGTGTCGTAAGTAAATTGCTCCCGGTTGTTCAATCATTTGATAACCAGAGTCATTCTTTGATAAATGATCACTATGAGTCAGACTCAATAGAAttttatcaatccttttttcTGTCGTTAAAGTGGAGAACTGAACCAAgaattctctttcttcatcatcaatcGAATCACTGCTCGCGACCCAGGATTCTATTTTATCATCAATCCAATCACCGTtcaccctttttctttttcttatcaaTGAATAGATCTCTTTACTTGTATGACTTAGATGTCTCGTATTTCTCGAAAAAGTGATTCGATTGATGGGATTTGGTATGATACTTATGAGATCGATGATATCGATTAGATtaatattcaaatattttttcttagaaCGTATTGATTTGAACCCATAAGCGGGACCACTACCCAATAGCATGTTGTCGCCAGAAACAGAACCCCATATTTCTTCTAGGGAATCTCCTAATTGTTCCAAAGCAACCAAAAAGAGATTCTTTAACCAGAAGGAATTCGGTTCCGATGTAGGATACCTATCCAGAAGTTTTCGCAACTCAATCATGTATGATGGAATCATCAAAGATTTGACCTTTTCGAACTCTACTTTCCAAAAATCGAAATTCTTGATCAATGGAGGAACAATATCACCATTTTTGTTCAATAAGATACCAAAGTGGATGATTGACTCATTCCATACTAGAAATAATCGCGGGAAATCCTTTGATACCACGGATTCCTATTTCTCAATGATATCCCACGATCAAAACAATTGGTTGAATCCCGTAAAACCATTTCATAGAAGTTCATTGATATCTTCTTTTTATAAAGCAAATCGACTTCGATTCTTGAATAATCCACATCACTTCTGCTTCTATTGTAACAAAAGATTCCCTTTTTATATGGAAAAGGCCCGTATCAATAATTCTGATTTTACATATAGACAATTCCTCAATATCTTGTTCAttcacaacaaaaaattttctttgtgtGTCGGTAAAAAAAAACATGCTTTTTTGGAGAGAGATACTATTTCACCAATTGAGTCACAGGTATCTAACATATGCATACCTAACGATTTTCCAATTCGATCCGATCTATTCGTTCGTAGAACTATTTACTCGATCGCAGGCATTTCTGGAACACCTCTAACAGAGGGACAAATAGTCCATTTTGAAAGAACTTATGGTAAACCACCTCTTTCCAATATGAATCTATCTGATTCAGAAAGGAAGAACTTGCATCAGTATCTCAATCTCAATTTCGGTTTGATTTACACTCTATGTTCTGAGAAATATTTACTATCGGAAAAGAGGAAAAAACGGAGTCTTTGTCTAAAGAAATGCGTTGAGAAAGGGCAGATGTATAGAGCCTTTCAACGAGATAGTGCTTTTTCAACTCTCTCAAAATGGAATCTATTCCAAACATATATGCCATGGTTCCTTACTTCGACAGGGTACAAATatctaaattttctatttttagatacTTTTTCAGACCTATTGTCAATACTAAGTAGCAATCCAAAATTTTTATCTATTCTTCATGATATTATGTACAGATCAGATATATCATGGCGAATTCTTCAGAAAATTTTGTATCTTCCACAATGGAATCTGATAAGTGAGATTTCGAGTAAGTGTTTACATAATCTTCTTCTGTACGAAAAAACGATTCATCAAAATAATGAGTCACCATTGATATGGACACATCTGGGATCGCCAAATGTTCGGGAGTTCTTCTATTCAAtccttttccttcttcttcttgcTGGATATCTCGTTCGTACACATCTTCTCTTTGTTTTTCGAGCCTCTAGTGAGTTACAGACAGAGTTCGAAAAGGTCAAATCTTTGATGATTCCATCATACATGATTGAGTTGCGAAAACTTCTGGATAGGTATCCTACATCGGAACCGAATTCCTTCTGGTTAAAGAATCTCTTTTTGGTTGCTTTGGAACAATTAGGAGATTCCCTAGAAGAAATATGAGTTCTGTTTCTGGCGACAACATGCTATTGGGTAGTGGTCCCGCTTATGGGTTCAAATCAATACGttctaagaaaaaatatttgaatattaATCTAATCGATATCATCGATCTCATAAGTATCATACCAAATCCCATCAATCGAATCACTTTTTCGAGAAATACGAGACATCTAAGTCATACAAGTAAAGAGATCTATTCAttgataagaaaaagaaaaagggtgaACGGTGATTGGATTGATGATAAAATAGAATCCTGGGTCGCGAGCAGTGATTCgattgatgatgaagaaagagaattcTTGGTTCAGTTCTCCACTTTAACGACAgaaaaaaggattgataaaaTTCTATTGAGTCTGACTCATAGTGATCATTTATCAAAGAATGACTCTGGTTATCAAATGATTGAACAACCGGGAGCAATTTACTTACGACACTTAGTTGACATTCATAAAAAGTATCTAATGAATTATGAGTTCAATACATCTTGTTTAACAGAAAGACGAGTATTCCTTGCTCATTATCAGACAATCACTTATTCACAAACCTCGTGTGGGGCTAATAGTTTTCATTTCCCATCTCATGGAAAACCCTTTTCGCTCCGATTAGCCCTATCCCCCTCTAGAGGTATTTTAGTGATAGGTTCTATAGGAACTGGACGATCCTATTTGGTCAAATACCTAGCGACAAACTCCTATGTTCCTTTTATTACGGTATTTCTGAACAAGTTCCTGGATAACAAGCCTAAAGGTTCTCTTATTGATCTTAGTGACGATATTTATGCTAGTGCTAGTGACGATATTGATGCTAGTGACTATATTGATGCTAGTGACGATATCGATTATGACCTTGATACGGAGCTGGAGCTGCTAACTATGGATATGATGCCGGAAATAGACCCATTTTCTATCACCCTTCAATTCGAATTAGCAAAAGCAATGTCTCCTTGCATAATATGGATTCCAAACATTCATGATCTGGATGTGAATGAGTCGAATTACTTATCCCTCGGTCTATTAGTGAACTATCTCTCCAGGGATTGTGAAAAAGGGTCTACTAGAAATATTCTTGTTATTGCTTCGACTCATATTCCGCAAAAAGTGGATCCCGCTCTAATAGCCCCGAATCAATTAAATACATGCATTAAGATACGAAGGCTTCGTATTCCACAACAACGAAAGCACTTTTTGACTCTTTCATATACTAGGGGATTTCACTTGGAAAAGAAAATGTTCCATACTAATGGATTCGGGTCCATAACCATTGGTTCCAATGTACGAGATCTTGTAGCACTTATCAATGAGGCCCTATCGATTAGTATTACACAGAAGAAATCCATTCTAGACACTAATACAATTCGATCCGCTCTTCATAGACAAACTTGGGATTTGCGATCCCAGGTAAGATCGGTTCAGGATCATGGGATCCTTTTCTATCAGATAGGAAGGGCTGTTGCACAAAATGTACTTCTAAGTAATTGCCCTATAGAtcctatatctatctatatgaAGAAGAAATCATGTAACGAAGGGGATTCTTATTTGTACAAATGGTACTTCGAACTTGGAACGAGCATGAAGAAATTAACGATACTTCTTTATCTTTTGAGTTGTTCTGCC
The Amaranthus tricolor cultivar Red isolate AtriRed21 chromosome 11, ASM2621246v1, whole genome shotgun sequence DNA segment above includes these coding regions:
- the LOC130826953 gene encoding protein Ycf2-like, coding for MIPSYMIELRKLLDRYPTSEPNSFWLKNLFLVALEQLGDSLEEIWGSVSGDNMLLGSGPAYGFKSIRSKKKYLNINLIDIIDLISIIPNPINRITFSRNTRHLSHTSKEIYSLIRKRKRVNGDWIDDKIESWVASSDSIDDEEREFLVQFSTLTTEKRIDKILLSLTHSDHLSKNDSGYQMIEQPGAIYLRHLVDIHKKYLMNYEFNTSCLTERRVFLAHYQTITYSQTSCGANSFHFPSHGKPFSLRLALSPSRGILVIGSIGTGRSYLVKYLATNSYVPFITVFLNKFLDNKPKGSLIDLSDDIYASASDDIDASDYIDASDDIDYDLDTELELLTMDMMPEIDPFSITLQFELAKAMSPCIIWIPNIHDLDVNESNYLSLGLLVNYLSRDCEKGSTRNILVIASTHIPQKVDPALIAPNQLNTCIKIRRLRIPQQRKHFLTLSYTRGFHLEKKMFHTNGFGSITIGSNVRDLVALINEALSISITQKKSILDTNTIRSALHRQTWDLRSQVRSVQDHGILFYQIGRAVAQNVLLSNCPIDPISIYMKKKSCNEGDSYLYKWYFELGTSMKKLTILLYLLSCSAGSVAQDLWSLPGPDEKNGITSYGLVENDSYLVHGLLEVEGALVGSSRTEKDCSQNDRVTLFLRSELRDPLDMMQNGSCSILDHRFLYEKYESELEEGEGALDPQQIEEDLFNHIVWAPRIWNPWGFLFDCIERPNELGFPYWAGSFRGKRIIYDKEDELQENESEFLQSGTMQYQTRDRFSKEQGFFRISQFIWDPSDPLFFLFKDQPFGSVFSHREFFADAEISKGLLTSQMNPPISIFQRWFLKNTQEKHFELLINRQRWLRTNSSLSNGSFRSNTLSESYQYLSNLFLSNGTLLDQMTKTLLRKRWLFPDEMKIGFMQE